CCGTGCCACGGGGGGAGGGCACACTCGCGCCCTAACACTGGACTATTCCGTCCCAATGCATTCTTTTCTTAGGGCTCACAGACCAATCTGTCACAAGCAAAACAGAGAAAATACAGAACTATACAGGCAAACAAGGGGAAACACAAAGATACAGAAttattttacattaaaactaTAAAATGCCATGGAGAAAATTTTTGCCACTGCAAAAGTCACATTTGGGTCAGTTTCAGCTAATAGTTTAGCTACAATCTCTTGCAATCTGCTGTCACAGGCAGAGTGGCATTTGTTGTGATGAATGAAAAAATGCCCAAAGATCTCTAAATGCCCAGATTGGCAGTCACAAATCTGctcagggaatcatagaatcctcgTGAAGCTCCCTGCTAGTTCCCCTAGTGGCAGGACTCTTGCCATAGAGAATGGTCTTCCGCATTTGGGAACAGTTACAAACTTAAAGCCAGTATAGTCTTTTGGGTTGAGAGACCCAAATAATACAGGAAACAGACGGTTTGAGCTCTGCAGCTCTGCAGCTCCTTTAATCAAAGTGTAGCATGCTAAATTTAAACAGTTTACATGTGGAGAGAGATTCCATTTGATTAAAAAGCTGAAAAGAGCTGCTCAACCTCTGTAGCCTGCCGTGGACTCACTTTAGCCATGAACTTCAAAACCATTAGAGTAAGATACAGTGGAAAAGGGGAGCTAGGAGAGCCGTATTCCATGCTTAACTTTTACTGGAAAGGAGAAATGTCAGGGGATGGAGGCAAATAATTTGCCCCAGGGTTGGTCAGAACTCCTTGCAGTAGGAACTTGATTTTGCAAAGAGAATTGGACATACTCTGGGATAGTGGACTCTTGGTCTTTTTGTGCAGGTCTTCCAAGAGTGCCGGCTTGAAAAAGCCATAAGGGTGTCAGGAGCATTTCAAGTCACCAGGAAACCCTAAGGCTAATGGCAGAGTGAGCAGAGGCTGGCAGTTGCCACGGCTCACTGCAGGGAAACGGGAGATGAAAGTGACTGCCTGATATTGTGCTTAGAAATGACGTAGGTTAAGTGATGCTTCATAGTTGCTGAAAATGACAAAACATCCAGTGTATGGAAGAGGGATTTATTACAGAAAGatatagaagaaaaagagctaaACTCTAGTGGGATGCGAGAACATCCCTCACCTACCGAAATCTAACCTTAGTAATTATTCATTTTTAGCAAATGCTAAAGACAGAATTATAATTCTGAAAGTGGAAACAGATTTGTGCTTTTTTCCCAACTGATCGTGAAAGCTCTCACTAGTGAAACATGgttaaaataataacatttatAATGACAAGTTTATAGAAGCAATGGCACAATTAGCTGATAGAAGCTCCTCAACCCACATCCACCATGTCCATTGGAGATATCACTTTAATTTGTGCCTGGCTCTGTTTTTAGAGGGATATTTGAATTCAATTAATTCAGTCTGGCACTGCCTGTCTGCTGGCTCTCAGAACAGTTTCTGTACTAACCATTCAGTCTAAATATTTTGAGTAGCTCAAAATTCATGCAGTGTAGGCTATTTTATCAAAATATTAATCAACTGCAGCAGCTTGAAAGAGAAGCTGTAAGTCTGGGGAGGGAATAGGCAACAAACCATGCGCAATTCAAGATGACTCTTTCCATGGCTAATGGTCCTGTaatgtttctctctttctcccccttgcCACGTCTTCCCCCTGAGGGGCCAGTATTCATGCAGCAGACCCAGGCCGTGGGCTCACTGCTGAGGAGTGGGCGTGGTTCACAGGAAGGGTGGACTCTGCCCGCCTCATGCGGAGGCTGGTGGACAGGCCTTGTGCTGAGCAGTTTTGTGACCAGTTTGAGCTCGAATGGCCCAGGCTGAAAGAACTCCTCAGCAAACCCACTGAGTCAAAAAGCTGTTTCCAGAGGATCTCGGAAGGCGTGAGATCAGTCATGCGCTTCAAAGCTTCCCATGAGCCTGAAGAAGATGGTGTCCTTGATCACATGGTGAAGGTGACAACCAGCCTCAGGAGCTCTTTTGTGGGTGTAGCTTGCAAAACTGTGTGTCCTGGAAGTCCACCTGGCATAGGAAAATGTAGGCCTGCTGTGCAGGAAATCCTTCGGAGAAAAAGAGCCCATGAAATCAGATATCTGGAAGATAAAGATCACTTGAACAGCTACGAGAAGCTGTTTCAGAATTCCAGAGTTACATTAGTCTCCAAAAAAAAGGAGCGTCGAGCCAGCCTACAGCCTATAAATCTGTACTTCCCTCCGGTGGGCATTGTGATTCCAAGGAAAAGCAGCCTGTTGCCATTGCACTTGCTGAGAAGGAGAAGTGTGAGGCCAGGGTTTGTAATCCCCAAAGTCCGCATCACCAAGGCTCCCCTGCCTACTTTCCAGCCAGACCAAGTTCAGCAAAAGAGCTTCCTGCAGATTCCCAAATGGAGGTATCAGGAGctgagagaagaaaagaagaaagcagaggaagaaaagcagcaggCGGAAGAAGCTGAGAAACAAAAACAAGGGTTTCCCCAGAGAAACAGGACTTGAATGGGAATAATGGAACCACTATCAATGCTCAGGTCCTCTAGCTCTGTGAGGGTTGCTGAGTGCCTTCAAGCTGACAGCCTCAGACTCAGCCAAGGGGGTTT
This region of Paroedura picta isolate Pp20150507F chromosome 14, Ppicta_v3.0, whole genome shotgun sequence genomic DNA includes:
- the ANKRD33B gene encoding ankyrin repeat domain-containing protein 33B isoform X2, which codes for MGVLSGDDPGLGECHSTPTGKPPTGQGLRLAGSGGAEEDCGDGSSASQTEGSGAEEKEEDYEDLEDFLELPDTRSVASDDSFYPPLLGDDDDDDWSLGESETDSLEPLSLFRACCSNNAVILRALIHQGPEEDEVQETDCNKRTGLIIACYQGFVDIVVALAQCPHVDVNWQDNEGNTALITAAQAGHITITHYLLNYYPGLDIEKRNIFGFTALMKSAMQGRTECVRALMLAGASIHAADPGRGLTAEEWAWFTGRVDSARLMRRLVDRPCAEQFCDQFELEWPRLKELLSKPTESKSCFQRISEGVRSVMRFKASHEPEEDGVLDHMVKVTTSLRSSFVGVACKTVCPGSPPGIGKCRPAVQEILRRKRAHEIRYLEDKDHLNSYEKLFQNSRVTLVSKKKERRASLQPINLYFPPVGIVIPRKSSLLPLHLLRRRSVRPGFVIPKVRITKAPLPTFQPDQVQQKSFLQIPKWRYQELREEKKKAEEEKQQAEEAEKQKQGFPQRNRT
- the ANKRD33B gene encoding ankyrin repeat domain-containing protein 33B isoform X1 yields the protein MAPGRSPSSHRGERHTRRTSRRTRRPAVSGLWHIGIPFSPGLYGRDSLYSICTRFALHVAPSAPFAWDGLLSLKALFGSLRKKAKQKKNMHCSRWRNGMQPQTGLIIACYQGFVDIVVALAQCPHVDVNWQDNEGNTALITAAQAGHITITHYLLNYYPGLDIEKRNIFGFTALMKSAMQGRTECVRALMLAGASIHAADPGRGLTAEEWAWFTGRVDSARLMRRLVDRPCAEQFCDQFELEWPRLKELLSKPTESKSCFQRISEGVRSVMRFKASHEPEEDGVLDHMVKVTTSLRSSFVGVACKTVCPGSPPGIGKCRPAVQEILRRKRAHEIRYLEDKDHLNSYEKLFQNSRVTLVSKKKERRASLQPINLYFPPVGIVIPRKSSLLPLHLLRRRSVRPGFVIPKVRITKAPLPTFQPDQVQQKSFLQIPKWRYQELREEKKKAEEEKQQAEEAEKQKQGFPQRNRT
- the ANKRD33B gene encoding ankyrin repeat domain-containing protein 33B isoform X3, which encodes MAPGRSPSSHRGERHTRRTSRRTRRPAVSGLWHIGIPFSPGLYGRDSLYSTGLIIACYQGFVDIVVALAQCPHVDVNWQDNEGNTALITAAQAGHITITHYLLNYYPGLDIEKRNIFGFTALMKSAMQGRTECVRALMLAGASIHAADPGRGLTAEEWAWFTGRVDSARLMRRLVDRPCAEQFCDQFELEWPRLKELLSKPTESKSCFQRISEGVRSVMRFKASHEPEEDGVLDHMVKVTTSLRSSFVGVACKTVCPGSPPGIGKCRPAVQEILRRKRAHEIRYLEDKDHLNSYEKLFQNSRVTLVSKKKERRASLQPINLYFPPVGIVIPRKSSLLPLHLLRRRSVRPGFVIPKVRITKAPLPTFQPDQVQQKSFLQIPKWRYQELREEKKKAEEEKQQAEEAEKQKQGFPQRNRT